The following proteins are encoded in a genomic region of Streptomyces collinus Tu 365:
- a CDS encoding DUF3037 domain-containing protein has product MTTATPSLLGFDYALLRAVPRVDRSERINVGALLYCPGADFLGAAIHVDADRLRALDPDIDIEMVTAALDTIRAVCAGGPEGGPAGSGTRGARFGWLTAPRSTVIQTSPVHGGLTTDPAAELKRLMGRLVH; this is encoded by the coding sequence ATGACCACCGCCACGCCGTCCCTCCTCGGCTTCGACTACGCCCTGCTGCGCGCCGTCCCGCGAGTCGACCGCAGCGAGCGGATCAACGTCGGGGCGCTGCTCTACTGCCCCGGCGCCGACTTCCTCGGCGCCGCGATCCACGTCGACGCCGACCGGCTTCGCGCGCTGGACCCCGACATCGACATCGAGATGGTCACGGCGGCCCTGGACACCATCCGCGCGGTGTGCGCGGGCGGCCCCGAGGGCGGTCCCGCCGGGTCCGGCACGCGCGGGGCGCGCTTCGGCTGGCTCACCGCACCCCGCAGCACCGTGATCCAGACCAGTCCCGTGCACGGCGGACTCACCACCGATCCGGCCGCCGAACTCAAGCGCCTGATGGGACGGCTCGTGCACTGA
- the ccrA gene encoding crotonyl-CoA carboxylase/reductase: protein MQDIIDAVLDPDTRPEDFAALPVPESYRAVTLHADEVEMFVRVAAEDRDPRRSMHLDEVAVPQVGPGEALVAVMAGSINYNTVWSALFEPLPTFTFLARYGRRSPLARRHDLPYHVIGSDLSGVVLRTGPGVFAWNPGDEVVAHCLSAELEAPDGHSDTMLDPDQRIWGYETNFGGLAQLALVKANQLMPKPAHLTWEEAGTPGLVASTAYRQLVSRNGARLKQGDNVLIWGASGGVGAFATQFALAGGANPICVVSSPAKAAICRAMGADAIIDRADEGYTFWKDEYTQDPAEWKRFGRRIRELTGGEDPDIVFEHPGRDTFGASVYVTRKGGTIVTCASTSGYRHEYDNRYLWMSLKRIVGSHFANYREAWESNRLIAKGRIHPTLSRTYTLEHAGQAVDDVYRNRHLGKVGVLALAPHEGLGVRDTAMRERHLDAINRFRQTNRTPTGKGNK, encoded by the coding sequence ATGCAAGACATCATCGACGCCGTTCTCGACCCGGACACCCGGCCGGAGGACTTCGCCGCGCTGCCCGTCCCGGAGAGCTACCGCGCCGTGACCCTGCACGCGGACGAGGTCGAGATGTTCGTCCGGGTCGCGGCCGAGGACCGCGATCCGCGCCGGTCGATGCACCTCGACGAAGTCGCCGTGCCCCAGGTCGGGCCCGGCGAGGCGCTGGTGGCGGTGATGGCCGGCTCGATCAACTACAACACCGTGTGGTCCGCGCTCTTCGAACCGCTGCCGACGTTCACGTTCCTGGCCCGGTACGGCCGCCGCTCGCCCCTGGCCCGGCGGCACGACCTCCCCTACCACGTCATCGGCTCCGACCTCTCCGGAGTCGTGCTGCGTACCGGGCCCGGCGTGTTCGCGTGGAACCCCGGCGACGAGGTCGTCGCGCACTGCCTGTCGGCCGAGTTGGAGGCGCCCGACGGGCACAGCGACACGATGCTCGATCCGGACCAGCGCATCTGGGGGTACGAGACCAACTTCGGCGGCCTGGCACAACTGGCGCTGGTCAAGGCGAACCAGCTGATGCCCAAACCGGCGCACCTGACCTGGGAGGAGGCCGGCACACCCGGTCTGGTCGCCTCCACCGCGTACCGGCAACTGGTCTCCCGCAACGGTGCCCGGCTGAAGCAGGGCGACAACGTGCTCATCTGGGGCGCGTCCGGCGGCGTGGGGGCGTTCGCGACGCAGTTCGCGCTGGCCGGCGGCGCCAACCCGATCTGTGTGGTGTCCAGCCCGGCCAAGGCCGCCATCTGCCGGGCGATGGGCGCCGACGCGATCATCGACCGTGCCGACGAGGGCTACACCTTCTGGAAGGACGAGTACACCCAGGACCCGGCGGAATGGAAACGGTTCGGCCGCCGGATCCGGGAGCTCACGGGTGGGGAGGATCCCGACATCGTCTTCGAGCATCCCGGCCGGGACACCTTCGGCGCCTCGGTGTACGTCACCCGCAAGGGCGGCACCATCGTCACCTGTGCCTCCACCTCCGGCTACCGCCACGAGTACGACAACCGCTACCTGTGGATGTCGCTGAAGCGGATCGTCGGATCGCATTTCGCCAACTACCGGGAGGCATGGGAGTCCAACCGGCTCATAGCCAAGGGCAGGATCCACCCCACCCTCTCCCGCACGTACACCCTGGAACACGCCGGTCAGGCAGTCGACGACGTGTACCGCAACCGGCACCTCGGCAAGGTCGGCGTGCTGGCCCTGGCACCGCACGAGGGGCTGGGCGTCCGTGACACCGCGATGCGCGAGCGGCATCTCGACGCGATCAACCGCTTCCGGCAGACGAACCGCACGCCTACAGGGAAGGGAAACAAATGA
- a CDS encoding TetR family transcriptional regulator C-terminal domain-containing protein, producing the protein MWLYGMRDPAVLSVLADRERRSREAMAQALAQGFAARSVTPPAPVELLALIVHALDDGLSIQRVLSAGESPAGGVMDVVDLLMRSWTALARAGTPEATDPPASEGGATP; encoded by the coding sequence CTGTGGCTCTACGGCATGCGCGATCCGGCGGTGTTGTCGGTGCTGGCCGACCGTGAGCGCCGTTCCCGCGAGGCGATGGCCCAGGCCCTCGCGCAGGGTTTCGCCGCACGGTCGGTCACCCCGCCCGCGCCGGTGGAGCTGCTCGCCCTGATCGTGCACGCCCTGGACGACGGGCTCTCCATCCAGCGCGTGCTCTCGGCCGGCGAGAGCCCGGCCGGGGGCGTCATGGACGTGGTGGATCTGCTGATGCGGTCGTGGACCGCGCTGGCCCGCGCCGGAACCCCCGAAGCCACCGATCCGCCCGCCTCTGAGGGCGGCGCCACTCCCTGA
- a CDS encoding TetR/AcrR family transcriptional regulator, producing MRYCICVLGRRPIIGKRLTRQESREITRQDLLQAAADLFAECGVNGTSVEQIVERAGYSRGAFYGNFDGKQQLILALLEQRTERELAEVQALSADAGSFEETIEHLRNWHRGRDKNFAS from the coding sequence ATGCGGTACTGTATCTGTGTTCTCGGAAGGAGGCCCATCATCGGCAAACGACTCACCCGGCAGGAGAGCCGGGAAATCACGCGCCAGGACCTGCTGCAGGCAGCTGCCGACCTGTTCGCCGAATGCGGTGTCAACGGCACCTCGGTCGAACAGATCGTGGAACGCGCCGGGTACTCCCGGGGCGCCTTCTACGGCAACTTCGACGGCAAGCAACAGCTGATCCTGGCTCTCCTGGAGCAGCGCACCGAGCGTGAACTGGCCGAGGTGCAGGCACTCAGCGCCGACGCCGGCTCGTTCGAGGAGACGATCGAGCACCTGCGCAACTGGCATCGCGGGCGGGACAAGAACTTCGCGAGCTGA
- a CDS encoding GNAT family N-acetyltransferase, with protein sequence MPDVSVRLANTADRPVVERLWLMFRHDMSELGNLLPNADGTFRSDRLHMAFSEPDWAPYLLTSGDRPAGFAFVRGLTAPTRVLNSFFVVRGARRTGIGLHAVQEIAARHPGSWEVAFQDANIAAVHFWRRVATEISDDAWTEERRPIPGRPELPPDVWISFNAPGETDG encoded by the coding sequence GTGCCAGACGTATCCGTTCGTCTCGCGAACACCGCCGACCGCCCCGTGGTGGAGCGGCTCTGGCTGATGTTCCGCCATGACATGTCGGAGTTGGGCAATCTGCTGCCGAACGCTGACGGAACCTTCCGCAGCGACCGGCTCCACATGGCCTTCTCCGAGCCCGACTGGGCGCCGTACCTCCTCACAAGCGGTGACCGACCGGCCGGCTTCGCGTTCGTCCGCGGTCTGACCGCCCCGACACGGGTGCTGAACAGCTTCTTCGTGGTGCGTGGTGCACGGCGGACAGGGATCGGGCTGCACGCTGTTCAGGAGATCGCGGCCAGACACCCAGGCTCGTGGGAAGTCGCGTTCCAGGATGCCAACATCGCCGCTGTGCACTTCTGGCGTCGCGTCGCCACGGAGATCTCCGACGACGCGTGGACCGAGGAACGCCGACCGATCCCAGGGCGGCCCGAACTGCCTCCTGATGTCTGGATCTCGTTCAACGCCCCTGGGGAGACGGACGGCTGA
- a CDS encoding phytanoyl-CoA dioxygenase family protein: protein MTDEDLVTVHSDADLDRVCSLLDQHGAVVVEEFLDPDTRQALWTDLGPALEKFGYGDNDFSGHKTKRMSSLFARSRHMAAVALHPLFLGAARRLIQQPVPVWFSGQQVNISPNIQVSATQVIQIWPGEGAQWLHRDDTSHLRPYPAPTTRVQVMVAMTDFTAENGATMTIPGSHRWDDERAPQRDEAVPAEMPAGSALIWLGGLYHGGGRNASTEPRTGLTLSYIAGNMRQEENQYLAVPMDVVREYPEELQRLLGYDVCPPFLGWYESSNPHTLLAERAG from the coding sequence ATGACCGACGAAGACCTCGTCACGGTCCACTCCGATGCCGATCTCGACCGGGTCTGCAGTCTCCTCGACCAACATGGTGCAGTCGTCGTGGAGGAGTTCCTGGACCCCGACACTCGACAGGCGCTGTGGACCGACCTGGGTCCCGCGCTGGAGAAGTTCGGCTACGGCGACAACGACTTCTCCGGCCACAAGACCAAACGGATGTCCTCGCTGTTCGCCCGTAGCCGGCACATGGCCGCCGTCGCGCTGCACCCGTTGTTCCTCGGGGCTGCCCGCCGGCTGATACAGCAGCCCGTGCCGGTGTGGTTCAGCGGTCAGCAGGTGAACATCTCACCCAACATCCAGGTCAGCGCGACCCAGGTGATCCAGATCTGGCCCGGCGAGGGCGCGCAGTGGCTGCACCGCGACGACACCTCGCATCTGCGGCCCTACCCCGCACCCACCACCCGGGTCCAGGTCATGGTCGCGATGACCGATTTCACCGCGGAGAACGGCGCGACCATGACGATCCCGGGAAGTCACCGCTGGGACGACGAGCGGGCACCGCAGCGCGACGAGGCGGTGCCGGCCGAGATGCCGGCCGGATCAGCGCTGATCTGGCTCGGCGGTCTGTATCACGGCGGCGGCCGTAACGCGTCCACCGAGCCGCGTACCGGGCTGACCCTCTCCTACATCGCCGGCAATATGCGACAGGAGGAGAATCAGTATCTCGCCGTGCCGATGGATGTGGTCCGCGAGTACCCCGAGGAGTTGCAGCGGCTGCTGGGCTACGACGTCTGTCCTCCCTTCCTCGGCTGGTACGAATCCAGCAACCCGCACACCCTGCTCGCCGAGCGCGCCGGTTGA
- a CDS encoding HipA family kinase has protein sequence MQRVLGTQYLTPLREGGSLPGLVEADNDGIYVVKFRGAGQGTAALVAEIVVGELGRRLGIRVPELVTIDIDPEMARRDPDQEIQELLRASAGENLGMDFLPGSVGYDGVGWEPPAEEAARIYWLDALTANVDRSWSNPNLIIWHRRLWAIDHGAALLFQHSWPAVAAWAERRYDLSQHVLADLVATLAPAVLAKLDAELAEAVTAETLTEITALVPDSFLLGMNSVPQDADPADLRRRYVDYLLTRCAGPRAWWPEEDA, from the coding sequence TTGCAAAGAGTATTAGGAACGCAGTACCTGACGCCCCTGCGTGAGGGCGGATCGCTGCCCGGCCTGGTGGAGGCCGACAACGACGGCATCTACGTCGTGAAGTTCCGCGGCGCGGGCCAGGGCACCGCGGCCCTGGTCGCGGAGATCGTCGTCGGCGAACTCGGCCGGCGACTGGGGATCCGTGTCCCCGAGCTCGTCACCATAGACATCGACCCGGAAATGGCGCGCCGCGACCCCGACCAGGAGATCCAGGAGCTACTGCGGGCCAGCGCCGGCGAGAACCTGGGCATGGACTTCCTGCCCGGGTCGGTCGGTTACGACGGGGTCGGATGGGAGCCGCCCGCCGAGGAGGCCGCCAGGATCTACTGGCTGGACGCGCTGACCGCCAACGTCGACCGCAGCTGGTCCAACCCCAACCTGATCATCTGGCACCGCCGGCTCTGGGCCATCGACCACGGTGCCGCACTGCTGTTCCAGCACTCCTGGCCGGCCGTCGCCGCCTGGGCCGAGCGCCGCTACGACCTGTCCCAGCACGTGCTCGCCGACTTGGTCGCTACCCTCGCCCCGGCCGTTCTCGCCAAACTGGACGCCGAACTCGCCGAGGCGGTGACCGCCGAGACGCTGACCGAGATCACCGCCCTGGTCCCGGACAGCTTCCTGCTGGGCATGAACTCCGTGCCCCAGGACGCGGACCCCGCCGACCTGCGGCGGCGCTACGTGGACTATCTGCTCACCCGATGCGCCGGACCCCGCGCGTGGTGGCCGGAGGAGGACGCATGA
- a CDS encoding cytochrome P450 family protein, with protein MTGTFDWTDVEFDLSDVNFVTDREAGERWTGAPRPVCPGRFSDGADVYVVTRYEAVRSLFADRRVSNHPPEGVHLDSMRRRGVPEELLKYFDSTIMTMVPEDHRRVRSLIDRAFSVRRVKSLRPRIERLADQLLDQMDPEGETDLVAGYAHPISTTVICELLGVDDEYRDQWLKWSEAFTTFVRPDPEILPPALHGMVDTVIRLIGARRAQPGDDLISDLVQISDETEKLDEVELVALVLVLVQAGLDTVRHSISLSFFNLLVHPDQLELVKSHPENTVQAVRELMRYSGPIKMALPRFAAEPIEIDGVTIPKDGQIQLVVGAANNDPERFTDPRVLDVTRADNPQLSFAAGDHFCPGASLATAETEIALNKLFARYPDVRLAADPDEVGPRFLKAVTRLPVQLV; from the coding sequence GTGACCGGAACATTCGATTGGACGGACGTCGAGTTCGACCTGTCCGACGTCAACTTCGTGACCGACCGCGAGGCGGGGGAGCGCTGGACAGGCGCGCCCCGGCCGGTGTGCCCGGGCCGCTTCTCCGACGGCGCCGACGTCTACGTCGTCACCCGTTACGAGGCGGTCCGCAGCCTCTTCGCCGATCGCCGGGTCAGCAACCACCCGCCGGAGGGCGTCCACCTCGACAGCATGCGCCGTCGCGGCGTGCCCGAGGAACTGCTCAAGTACTTCGACTCGACGATCATGACGATGGTGCCGGAGGACCACCGGCGCGTGCGCTCCCTGATCGACCGGGCGTTCTCGGTGCGCCGGGTCAAGTCCCTGCGCCCCCGGATCGAGCGGCTCGCGGACCAGTTGCTCGACCAAATGGACCCCGAAGGCGAGACGGACCTCGTCGCCGGGTACGCCCACCCGATCTCCACCACGGTCATCTGCGAACTCCTCGGCGTCGACGACGAGTACCGCGACCAGTGGCTGAAGTGGTCCGAGGCGTTCACCACCTTCGTCCGCCCCGACCCGGAGATCCTGCCGCCCGCGCTCCACGGCATGGTCGACACGGTCATCCGGCTGATAGGCGCGCGCCGCGCCCAGCCCGGCGACGACCTGATCTCCGACCTGGTCCAGATCAGCGACGAGACCGAGAAGCTCGACGAGGTCGAACTCGTCGCCCTGGTCCTGGTCCTGGTGCAGGCCGGCCTCGACACCGTCCGGCACTCGATCTCGCTCAGCTTCTTCAACCTCCTGGTCCACCCCGACCAGCTGGAGCTGGTCAAGTCGCACCCGGAGAACACCGTCCAGGCGGTCCGCGAGCTGATGCGCTACTCCGGTCCGATCAAGATGGCCCTGCCGCGCTTCGCCGCGGAGCCGATCGAGATCGACGGGGTGACCATCCCCAAGGACGGCCAGATCCAGCTCGTGGTCGGCGCCGCCAACAACGACCCTGAGCGGTTCACCGACCCGCGCGTCCTCGACGTCACCCGCGCCGACAACCCCCAGCTCAGCTTCGCCGCCGGCGACCACTTCTGCCCGGGGGCGTCGCTGGCCACGGCGGAGACCGAGATCGCGCTCAACAAGCTGTTCGCGCGCTACCCCGACGTGCGCCTGGCCGCCGACCCCGACGAGGTCGGCCCGCGCTTCCTGAAAGCCGTCACACGACTGCCCGTCCAGCTCGTGTGA